In the genome of Arabidopsis thaliana chromosome 4, partial sequence, the window GTTTGGTGGAAAATTGCAGATTGTTATGCAACTCTTAGTCTATACCATAAGATAACCTCATGAATGAATGTGGTAATAGTGGTTGCAGAGCGTGTAATTACAACTgctttgtgttctgttgtttAGTGGAAATATGAATCTCCATTTTGGCTTGAGTAATTGCATATTTTGTGATGTATCCATCTCTCTAAGTCTCTAGACTAACCTGAGGTGACAAACGCAGCGATAGAGTCGCTGGATAAAATGCGTAAAGGAAGTAAGAAAGCAGCACTGCAGATGGTTGACATGGAATGCAGTTACCTCACTGTTGATTTACAACTCTTATGCATTGTGTTTGGTGGATAATGCATATCAAACGTGCAGAGAGTACTGATCAGTTTACAACTCTTAACCGGAAACTGAGATTCTCGGTTCGGTTTAACCGGTTTCTACCGAATTCACAGGActacaaatattttaagttaGGTAAGGGAAACCAAAAGTCCACATGTTTCTGATCCACGTCAGCATGAAATTCTAAACGACGTTTCAGCGTAATTCATCTTCTCTTGTATAACACTTCCGAttctaattagggtttatcgTTTGCATCGCTCTTGCCACTACCTCCGGAGTctgtttcatttgtttaagGTGAGTGACCACATTGATTTTAGaatgattatatatgtatggttTGAATTCTTGCTTACCTCTTGTTAGCTAAGGTTTTATCTTAACCATTAATTTAGTAATATAGGATTCTTGTTTTCAAACAGTGAATGGAGGAATTAAGCCAAATCTTGAAGAACAATAGGACCGATGATCTCACTTGGTTTTGCTCTCTCTCAGAATCTGAACTGGtaaatatattgtttaatcattctctttctttctgcAGTCAAAAACTAACATTGATCAATCATTTTTTCAGGATTTGCTCATCAGCTTAAAAAAGCTAGTCATTCGACGTGCCAAAGTAAGTGGTCTCGAAGATCTAGTAGCTGACAAATTTGATCTTAAGATGCTCCGATCTCTCGGTTATCTTCTAACTTCCgacactttttgtttttttaaatcctGAAATCTGTTATTGTGAAGCTATTCATCTTTGATCTTGTGACACAATCATATGGTATCTTGCAGGGCTTGTGCTAATGGAGTATGTAAGAAAAAGAGTAGAAGATGATACTTCTCTTGCCCCAAGTGTTGTCCAAGAACTCAGCCTTTTGGATAGTTGTAACTTGTTGAAAACGCATGTAGATGATACTGTAGACATTGAGGAGATTCTGACTGATATCTGCAACAAGaagtcaaaaaagaaaacacggAAAAGGTTGTGCTTGGTACATAGTCTAAAGAGTTAGGGGAAGGACCTTTGGATAATATTCCATGCCAAATACTTATATGCATTTCTTTCGTGTTTGAAGGAGC includes:
- a CDS encoding Spc97/Spc98 family of spindle pole body (SBP) component (FUNCTIONS IN: molecular_function unknown; INVOLVED IN: microtubule cytoskeleton organization; LOCATED IN: spindle pole, microtubule organizing center; EXPRESSED IN: cotyledon; CONTAINS InterPro DOMAIN/s: Spc97/Spc98 (InterPro:IPR007259); BEST Arabidopsis thaliana protein match is: Spc97 / Spc98 family of spindle pole body (SBP) component (TAIR:AT1G80245.3); Has 27 Blast hits to 27 proteins in 8 species: Archae - 0; Bacteria - 0; Metazoa - 0; Fungi - 0; Plants - 27; Viruses - 0; Other Eukaryotes - 0 (source: NCBI BLink).), which codes for MEELSQILKNNRTDDLTWFCSLSESELDLLISLKKLVIRRAKVSGLEDLVADKFDLKMLRSLGLVLMEYVRKRVEDDTSLAPSVVQELSLLDSCNLLKTHVDDTVDIEEILTDICNKKSKKKTRKRSR
- a CDS encoding Spc97/Spc98 family of spindle pole body (SBP) component — protein: MEELSQILKNNRTDDLTWFCSLSESELDLLISLKKLVIRRAKVSGLEDLVADKFDLKMLRSLGLVLMEYVRKRVEDDTSLAPSVVQELSLLDSCNLLKTHVDDTVDIEEILTDICNKNWATKGTRVKIRRRFSKQPGNFHGNRGMTNIVSTVE